The genome window ACCACGGCTCTTATTGAATTAGCCAATTCATTGATATTTAGTATTTTAACACCCTCGATAGTAGCAACCCTATTTAAGTTATAATCTGTAGTTAAGATATTTGCGTCGTATTTTTTAGCTAGATATACCAGCTTATGGTCAACTTCCTTAACATCTTCGGGGTTGTCCTCGATAATTTCAAGGTGAAGATTATCGTTTAGCCTCATTTCATTGAGTATCTCTAAGCCACGCCTACCTCGTCCTCTGCGAAGCGGGTCCTCGCTATCGGCGATGTTTTGGAGCTCAGCCAATACGAATCGGGGAACAATAAGTGCGCCGGGTATAAAGCCAGTGGCAACAATATCTCCTATACGACCATCTATTATGGCTGAGGTATCAACCAGTATGCGTCGTTGATTTTTATCTAGCTTTAGAGGCTTGAGCTTATCATCCTTAGTTTTCTTATCGCCTTTTTTTGGTAGTAATGCGTCTAAAAATTCATGCTTAGAATAAAATAAAACTGCCATGAATATTGCCAAAAGAATTGTTACTACTGTTGGCAGATACTGCCCATAGGGATCAGAGAGAGCCGATATGGGGGTGGCTAGCAGGGATCCTATGAGGCTCCCAAATAGTGCACCAATCCCTACTAGTATTAGCTTTTGTGCGCTTAATTGAGCCAAGCGATAGGCGGCTAGAGCCGCTATTAGTGATAATGATAATATTAATTCTACTATAAGCATTTTTTTATATTCCTTACTTTAATGATTTTATTGCATCGGCAATTGTTCTAACCCCGATGCAGCCAGTTCCGCTGACGCTAGCTGGGACAATAGCCTTACCAAAACCTAACTTCTTGGCTTCCTTAAGCCTAATACTGGGCATATTTACAGATCTGATCTCACCACTAAGTCCAACTTCACCGAATACCACTGACTCCGAATTGATTACTTTTCCGCTCGACGCGGATGCTATGGCCAAAATAATTGCTAGATCAATAGCTGGCTCAGATAGCCTGATACCACCAACGATATTAACATAAACATCCTGACTACTCAAGTTGACCCTGCCTCTTTTTTGCATCACAGCGCATAGTAAGCCAAGCCGATTAATATCGAACCCATCTGCTACTCTCTTGGGGTACCCAAACACGCTCGGGCTTACAAGGGCTTGGACCTCCACTAATATTGGCCGGCTGCCCTCCATGCCAACATATATTACGCTACCTGGCAGCTCCTGCCTTTCTTGCAATAGTGCCTTGGATGGGTTACTGACTGCGGTTAGACCCCCCTCAGTCATCTCTAGCATGCCAATCTCATTTGTAGCACCAAATCTATTTTTTACACCCCTAAGTAACTTTAGAAGGCCATATCTTTCACCTTCAAGGTATAGGACTACATCGACTAAATGCTCCATAAGCCTTGGGCCAGCTACATTACCTTCTTTGGTAACATGGCCAATTATTATAAAGGAAGTATTCGTGCTTTTTGCGGCCCTAACCAGGCTATTGGTATTGTTTGTTATTTGGCTTGTCGTTCCGGCTGCCCCACTAAGTTCCTGGCTAGCCATCGTTTGGATTGAATCAACTACTATTAGTTGGTACTTACTAGATTCGGCATGAGACAGAACATCCTGGATATCGGTCGTTGCCAAGAAATCGAAGTCTGTATGTAGCCCCTTGAGCCTGCTTCCTCTTAGCTTTACTTGCGATGCAGATTCCTCGCCGCTAATATAGAGAACCTTGTAGGACTTAGCTATCTCGGCAGCAATCTGTAATACTAGGGTAGACTTACCTATGCCCGGGTCGCCTGCCAATAACACTAAGCTACCAGGCACAATACCACCCCCTAATACGGAATCTATCTCGATGTTACCTGTGCTAATTCGGCTTTTACCAGAAGATGAAATTTCATCGAATTGTTCTGGCTGGTGAGCCTGACTGACAGATGACCTAGATTTTAATCCACCAAGCGAAACGGACTCAACTAGACTGTCCCAGGCGCCGCACTGCATACATTTGCCACCCCACTTACTAGTTATAGCGCCGCAGCTTTGGCAGGAGAATTGTTTTGTTGATTTGGCCATAGTTAAAGTATACACCCCTTTTAATATACGAACAATCTACGAACAGACTTAGGAGGCTCTTACCTTAAGCTCTACCAGCCCATCTTTCGCCGATACTTCTACGATATCACCGGGCTTGATCATGCCATCGACAATTTCCGTAGCGAGCTTGTCCTCTATTAGCCTTTGGACTGCTCGTTTCATAGGCCTTGCGCCATTTTCCATGTCGTAACCCTGCTCTAAGAGCAATTTCTTAACACCAGGCTTGAACTTTAACTTTACTTCTTTAGCATCGAGCCTATTAGCTAAGTCCTTTAACTGTAAATCGGCTATTTTCTCGATGTCGATTCTCGATAGCGCTTTAAACACGACAACATGATCCACCCTATTTAGGAATTCTGGCCTAAACTGTTTTTTAAGTTGCTTCGTGATCTTTGCTGTCATTTGCCGATGTATCTGCTTTAGGTGCCTCTCTTCTTTGGGTGTATCTGTAGCGAAGCCGATTTCAGCTTCCTGGGCTAATACTTTCGCACCGACATTACTTGTCATTATTATTATGGTATTCGTAAAATCAACTTTTTTACCTTTAGCATCTGTGAGCACACCATCCTCTAGGACCTGCAAGAGTATATTGAATATATCTGGGTGGGCTTTCTCTATTTCGTCAAACAAGACAAGGCTATATGGCCTGCGTCTTACTTTTTCTGTTAGCTGGCCAGCGTCCTCATACCCAACATAACCTGCGGGAGCCCCTACCAGACGAGACATATTATGCTTCTCCATGAACTCACTCATGTCTACCTTTATCATGGCGTCTTTGTCGTCAAATAGCTCTTGAGACAATACCCTTGCGAGTTCTGTCTTCCCGACTCCAGTTGGCCCAAGGAACATAAAAGACCCAATTGGCTTAGATGGGTCGCTAATGCCAGTTCGATTGCGGCGAATAGCCTTTGCAATTAAATCTACAGCCTCGTCTTGGCCGATGACCTTAGATTTAATTGATTCATCTAGGTTTTTTAGGGTGTCGGTCTCGAACTTGACTAGCTTGGCAATCGGTATCCCGGTTGACTGAGCAACAACCTTGGCGATGTCATTAGCTCCGACCTGAACTTTAGCTATTTTATTATTCTTAGATTCCGCCTCATTGAGTTTTTGCTCTATAACACTAGCCTCTGATTTGAGCCTAGCGGCCTGTTCGAAGTCCTGATTGTAGACGGCATCATCAATCTGT of Patescibacteria group bacterium contains these proteins:
- the radA gene encoding DNA repair protein RadA, whose translation is MAKSTKQFSCQSCGAITSKWGGKCMQCGAWDSLVESVSLGGLKSRSSVSQAHQPEQFDEISSSGKSRISTGNIEIDSVLGGGIVPGSLVLLAGDPGIGKSTLVLQIAAEIAKSYKVLYISGEESASQVKLRGSRLKGLHTDFDFLATTDIQDVLSHAESSKYQLIVVDSIQTMASQELSGAAGTTSQITNNTNSLVRAAKSTNTSFIIIGHVTKEGNVAGPRLMEHLVDVVLYLEGERYGLLKLLRGVKNRFGATNEIGMLEMTEGGLTAVSNPSKALLQERQELPGSVIYVGMEGSRPILVEVQALVSPSVFGYPKRVADGFDINRLGLLCAVMQKRGRVNLSSQDVYVNIVGGIRLSEPAIDLAIILAIASASSGKVINSESVVFGEVGLSGEIRSVNMPSIRLKEAKKLGFGKAIVPASVSGTGCIGVRTIADAIKSLK
- a CDS encoding PIN domain nuclease, whose amino-acid sequence is MLIVELILSLSLIAALAAYRLAQLSAQKLILVGIGALFGSLIGSLLATPISALSDPYGQYLPTVVTILLAIFMAVLFYSKHEFLDALLPKKGDKKTKDDKLKPLKLDKNQRRILVDTSAIIDGRIGDIVATGFIPGALIVPRFVLAELQNIADSEDPLRRGRGRRGLEILNEMRLNDNLHLEIIEDNPEDVKEVDHKLVYLAKKYDANILTTDYNLNRVATIEGVKILNINELANSIRAVVLPGEIMKVNVVQGGKEKNQGVGYLPDGTMIVVDKGDKLIGKDVECEVTRIFQTVAGKMIFATPTAKSGSASPRHYSPRASHPQVDRTRHKKAK